A single region of the Aeromicrobium chenweiae genome encodes:
- a CDS encoding SDR family oxidoreductase, which yields MADTFAGKVALVTGAARGIGAGVARGFVERGGRVALVGLEPDLLAALADELGDDAAWWEADVRDGEQVQTAIDAAAAHFGRIDVVLANAGIASYGTVRQIDDSAFERVVDINVNGVFRTLKYATPHLERTNGYALVVASLASFTALAGLASYNASKAGAESLALAYKQEVAHLGIEVGICHPSWIDTDIVRNAEKDLPAFREVRRKLPYPANSTTSVEECVELILVGMARRKSRVYVPKGVLLASWTKALTNSPLAWPVLKRIARKTVPDLEREVDALGRFHHAHVPETEPAD from the coding sequence ATGGCTGACACATTTGCAGGCAAGGTCGCACTGGTCACCGGCGCCGCGCGCGGCATCGGCGCCGGCGTCGCGCGCGGATTCGTCGAGCGGGGCGGCCGGGTCGCGCTGGTCGGCCTGGAGCCGGACCTCCTCGCCGCGCTCGCCGACGAGCTGGGCGACGACGCCGCCTGGTGGGAGGCCGACGTCCGCGACGGCGAGCAGGTCCAGACCGCGATCGACGCCGCGGCAGCGCACTTCGGCCGGATCGACGTCGTCCTGGCCAATGCCGGCATCGCGTCGTACGGCACCGTCCGGCAGATCGACGACAGCGCCTTCGAACGGGTCGTCGACATCAATGTCAACGGCGTCTTCCGCACCCTGAAGTACGCCACCCCGCACCTAGAGCGCACCAACGGGTACGCGCTGGTGGTCGCGTCGCTCGCCTCGTTCACCGCCCTCGCCGGCCTCGCGTCGTACAACGCCAGCAAGGCCGGCGCGGAGTCGCTCGCGCTGGCGTACAAGCAGGAGGTCGCCCACCTGGGCATCGAGGTGGGCATCTGCCACCCGTCGTGGATCGACACCGACATCGTCCGCAACGCCGAGAAGGACCTGCCGGCGTTCCGCGAGGTGCGGCGCAAGCTGCCCTACCCCGCCAACAGCACGACGAGCGTTGAGGAGTGCGTCGAGCTGATCCTCGTCGGCATGGCGAGGCGCAAGAGCCGCGTGTACGTCCCGAAGGGCGTGCTGCTGGCCAGCTGGACCAAGGCGCTGACCAACTCGCCGCTGGCGTGGCCGGTGCTCAAGCGGATCGCGCGCAAGACGGTGCCCGACCTCGAGCGCGAGGTGGACGCCCTCGGCCGGTTCCACCACGCCCACGTCCCCGAGACGGAGCCTGCCGACTAG